A single window of Rubripirellula lacrimiformis DNA harbors:
- a CDS encoding glycosyltransferase: protein MPDNPNRAKDHEEGIKGTTQNTSSQERHWPSARTEEEIVNSWTQTQPVVSICCAAFNHESYIEETIRGFIEQVTTFPIEIILHDDASTDNTTDIIRRYAARYPSIIKTIIQTENQYSKGCRIMPEILLAEAKGDFLALCEGDDYWCNPQKLSMQTEAISASNACDLCFHPVHKVNSQTGEKEIGGQYSTMTTTVPAEEITLRPRGPIPTAATLITRRASLEIQQFFHGTSGLTVSDIFIHAIAAEHGGAVYLPEPMATYRVFTPNSWSDRYSDHEVRMENAIAHCNGYRELAATLLSRQSDTLRETRRRLVCRMIKEPGGSKRARVQLLSKNRDCFGTREFAVLHAVSQSRTLLALSRLGASLRRSIYRKPTL from the coding sequence TTGCCAGACAACCCAAACCGAGCTAAAGACCATGAGGAAGGAATCAAAGGAACAACTCAAAACACCAGCTCCCAAGAACGCCACTGGCCTAGCGCAAGGACGGAGGAAGAAATAGTCAATTCCTGGACACAGACACAGCCCGTTGTGAGCATCTGCTGCGCCGCCTTCAACCACGAATCCTACATCGAAGAGACGATCAGAGGATTCATCGAACAAGTGACGACATTCCCGATTGAAATCATCCTTCATGATGACGCTTCAACTGACAACACAACAGATATCATTAGACGGTACGCAGCACGCTATCCATCGATAATCAAAACAATTATCCAAACGGAAAACCAGTACTCAAAAGGCTGCCGCATTATGCCTGAGATACTGCTCGCAGAGGCGAAGGGCGATTTCCTTGCACTTTGCGAAGGCGACGACTATTGGTGCAATCCCCAAAAACTGTCGATGCAGACTGAAGCCATTTCGGCCTCCAACGCGTGTGACTTATGCTTCCACCCAGTCCACAAGGTAAACTCACAGACGGGAGAAAAAGAAATCGGCGGACAGTATTCAACAATGACTACGACAGTGCCGGCCGAGGAGATCACACTTCGACCGCGAGGGCCAATACCGACGGCCGCAACGCTCATTACTCGACGCGCATCACTGGAAATACAGCAGTTCTTCCACGGCACTAGCGGACTCACCGTTTCAGACATATTCATCCATGCCATTGCAGCAGAACACGGCGGAGCGGTCTACCTTCCTGAACCTATGGCGACCTACCGCGTTTTCACGCCAAACTCTTGGTCAGATCGATACAGTGACCACGAAGTGCGTATGGAGAATGCTATTGCACATTGCAACGGGTACCGTGAATTGGCGGCAACATTGCTATCGAGACAATCCGATACGCTACGCGAAACTCGGCGTCGTCTTGTATGTCGAATGATCAAAGAACCCGGCGGGTCAAAGCGAGCCAGAGTCCAACTGCTTTCGAAGAACCGTGATTGCTTCGGCACTCGAGAGTTTGCAGTCTTGCACGCAGTTTCTCAGTCCCGGACCTTGCTGGCCCTGTCCCGCCTCGGCGCGTCACTCAGACGATCGATCTATCGCAAGCCGACACTTTGA
- a CDS encoding lipopolysaccharide biosynthesis protein has product MLWSFGEQLLRRGSGVVIQIFLARLLAPEDYGLVAMMSVFIALGGSLMDSGLSQALIRLPDAKQVDFNTAFYSNICFGVLSYALLFLTAPLVANFYAEPRLTALIRVASISILISSLRTVQEAQLTRELNFRLKVLINLPSGIIAGLLAIGLALKGFGVWSLVAQSILTALLSTLLLWHFQKWRPTAVVSGSAFEAMFAFGYKLFLSGFLDTVFNNLYVVVIAKVFSGPVAGIYYFATRLADLVIQNLYTSIQAVTYPALATVQNDDKRLKSGFRKTIVLTTFALFPCMLLLAALAHPFIVFFLDSKWLPAATMLPLLCLAKTLYPVHAVNLAMLKVKGRSDLFLGLEIFKKLMITAVLFFSFRLGIQGILYGQILCSLLAFAPNSYFSSSLLGYTLKEQASDVLPNLALAMLVSIACYFASAQLDWAPFYKLVALGGGALITYAATAYFLSFQAVAIIASLKSKRIAS; this is encoded by the coding sequence GTGCTCTGGAGCTTCGGCGAACAACTGCTCCGCAGGGGCAGTGGCGTCGTCATCCAGATTTTCCTTGCTCGGCTACTCGCCCCCGAAGATTACGGACTGGTGGCGATGATGAGTGTGTTCATTGCACTCGGCGGCTCGCTCATGGACTCAGGGCTCTCGCAAGCACTCATTAGACTCCCCGACGCCAAGCAAGTTGACTTCAATACTGCGTTTTACTCCAACATCTGCTTTGGCGTCTTATCCTACGCACTGCTTTTCTTGACCGCCCCCCTTGTTGCAAACTTCTATGCCGAACCGAGACTGACGGCACTGATTCGCGTCGCTTCAATTTCAATCTTAATCAGCTCTCTCCGAACGGTCCAAGAGGCTCAACTAACCCGAGAACTCAACTTCCGTTTAAAAGTTTTAATAAACTTGCCGTCAGGGATCATCGCGGGGCTTCTTGCGATAGGGCTTGCACTCAAGGGATTTGGAGTCTGGTCGCTAGTCGCTCAATCCATACTCACGGCTTTACTCAGCACACTTCTACTGTGGCACTTCCAGAAGTGGCGCCCCACCGCAGTGGTCAGCGGATCAGCGTTCGAGGCGATGTTCGCCTTCGGATACAAGCTCTTCCTCTCGGGTTTCCTCGACACAGTTTTCAACAACCTTTACGTCGTCGTTATCGCGAAGGTGTTCAGCGGCCCTGTCGCGGGGATCTACTATTTCGCAACTCGGCTCGCGGACCTAGTAATCCAAAACCTCTACACCAGCATCCAAGCGGTTACCTACCCAGCTCTCGCCACCGTCCAAAATGATGACAAGCGACTCAAATCCGGTTTCCGCAAGACGATTGTGCTAACCACTTTCGCCCTCTTCCCGTGCATGCTACTGCTGGCAGCCCTCGCGCACCCATTCATCGTCTTTTTCCTCGACAGCAAGTGGCTACCAGCAGCCACAATGCTCCCGCTGCTATGCCTGGCGAAAACGCTATATCCGGTTCACGCGGTGAACCTTGCAATGCTGAAAGTCAAAGGACGATCAGACCTTTTCCTGGGGCTCGAAATCTTCAAGAAGCTCATGATAACCGCAGTTCTTTTTTTCAGCTTTCGGCTTGGGATCCAAGGCATCCTGTACGGGCAGATCCTTTGCTCTCTCCTGGCGTTTGCCCCCAACTCATACTTCTCGAGCTCACTACTCGGATACACCCTAAAGGAGCAGGCATCCGACGTCCTTCCGAACCTTGCTTTAGCAATGCTGGTTTCCATTGCCTGCTATTTTGCGTCAGCCCAATTAGACTGGGCACCTTTCTACAAGCTCGTTGCCTTAGGCGGCGGGGCGCTAATCACCTACGCCGCAACCGCGTATTTCCTTAGTTTCCAAGCCGTTGCAATCATAGCCTCGCTGAAGAGCAAGAGAATCGCATCCTAA
- a CDS encoding acyl carrier protein: METDINKTIVECIVNATKRDDLKDIAAHDPFNSHDIDSLDQMSIMLEIEEKFQIELEGVDIKSIRCVNDYADLVNERN; this comes from the coding sequence ATGGAGACAGATATCAACAAAACAATTGTTGAGTGCATCGTCAATGCAACCAAACGGGACGACCTCAAAGACATTGCAGCACATGACCCATTCAATAGCCACGACATTGACTCGCTCGACCAGATGTCGATAATGCTTGAAATCGAGGAAAAGTTCCAAATTGAACTCGAAGGAGTTGACATCAAATCAATTAGGTGTGTAAACGACTACGCAGACCTTGTCAACGAACGAAACTAG
- a CDS encoding ketoacyl-ACP synthase III yields MVNNKLGIEKVGCYLPSARLDTLELGHKLGATDGFVSKKLGFTKLARKPDCEMTSDMCVSAHEDFAEQCHIHPEIGCLAVVTQNPDAGGIPHTSSIVHQKLGLSKRIACFDISLGCTGFVHGASIMIGFMRENGIKNGLLFTADPYSAVVSPSDRDTALLFGDGATCTLISSNPKYTLGRSRYLTDSKHSNAIRTIDNPRRTLSMNGSDVFRFVAKHVPREINDCLYENGLTIDQIDRFLIHQGSKFIVETLAAAIHAEPSKIAFTAETTGNTVSSSIPLMLAKVLQEETAPPTNLLLAGFGVGLSSFVTTLKRSK; encoded by the coding sequence TTGGTCAACAATAAACTAGGAATCGAGAAAGTCGGATGCTATCTCCCAAGTGCGCGTCTTGACACGCTTGAGCTTGGACACAAACTTGGAGCAACTGACGGTTTCGTGAGCAAAAAGCTCGGGTTCACGAAACTGGCGAGAAAGCCCGACTGCGAAATGACCTCCGACATGTGCGTGTCAGCACATGAAGACTTCGCCGAACAATGCCACATCCATCCAGAGATCGGATGCTTAGCAGTAGTTACGCAAAACCCAGACGCTGGCGGGATACCTCACACAAGCTCAATCGTCCATCAGAAACTTGGGCTGTCTAAAAGAATCGCCTGCTTTGACATCTCCCTAGGCTGCACGGGATTCGTGCACGGGGCCTCCATCATGATCGGCTTCATGCGAGAGAACGGCATAAAAAACGGCTTATTATTTACCGCCGACCCCTACTCAGCAGTCGTTAGCCCATCAGACCGAGACACGGCACTGCTTTTCGGAGATGGCGCGACATGCACTTTAATCTCGTCAAATCCAAAATACACCCTGGGCAGATCCAGGTATCTAACTGACAGCAAACACAGCAATGCAATCAGAACGATTGACAATCCGAGACGAACACTTTCGATGAACGGCAGCGACGTATTTCGTTTTGTTGCGAAACATGTCCCCAGAGAGATCAACGACTGTCTCTACGAGAATGGATTAACGATTGACCAGATCGACCGCTTCCTAATTCACCAGGGGAGCAAATTCATTGTTGAGACACTAGCGGCAGCAATTCACGCCGAACCCTCTAAGATAGCATTTACTGCCGAGACAACCGGTAACACCGTGAGTTCATCGATCCCACTAATGCTGGCGAAGGTACTACAGGAGGAAACAGCCCCCCCCACGAACCTGCTCTTAGCCGGATTTGGAGTTGGCCTCTCAAGTTTTGTAACTACACTCAAACGGAGCAAGTAA
- a CDS encoding LbetaH domain-containing protein, whose translation MPSPNSLPKNDTEAYRRWRAFIKPARAQTYSPTEILNLLGVTTETGHRLDSPTHASQTSYCFTEVPGSAVFAGNSKWLQMALSNSNVHLVFTDQQSVDALGITPDKPTIVSTKAGEWFHRLHNLAIHKHCYDSRDPSPFVSPSAKVDSTAIIRGPVFLDHNVEVGPYSIISGPTYIGPNTRIEELATLGTRGLFAKQIEGQLEAFEYYGGLTVGPNSHIHARANVAAAPHFQNCTTIGSDVSIGISSNVGHDCQIGNNCTIASTACICGRVVIGENSWIGAGSIVSEGCEISNNARIRIGSVVIGDVPSYGDVSGNFAIPHTANLKAYVKNNGHSQLKSKVQTKGK comes from the coding sequence ATGCCGAGCCCAAATTCACTTCCTAAAAACGACACCGAAGCGTATCGCAGATGGCGTGCGTTTATCAAACCCGCTCGGGCGCAAACATACAGCCCGACAGAAATTCTAAATTTACTCGGCGTCACCACAGAAACAGGTCACCGACTAGATTCACCAACGCACGCAAGCCAAACATCCTATTGTTTCACCGAGGTCCCAGGATCAGCCGTATTCGCGGGAAATTCGAAATGGCTCCAAATGGCATTGTCAAACAGCAATGTCCACCTTGTTTTCACCGACCAACAATCAGTCGATGCACTTGGGATAACTCCAGACAAGCCCACGATAGTTTCAACGAAAGCAGGCGAGTGGTTTCACCGCCTTCACAACCTAGCGATTCACAAGCACTGCTACGATTCAAGGGATCCAAGCCCCTTTGTCTCACCGTCCGCGAAGGTTGATTCAACCGCAATCATCCGAGGACCTGTCTTCCTTGACCACAATGTAGAGGTCGGCCCATACTCGATCATTTCAGGCCCTACCTACATTGGACCAAACACAAGAATTGAAGAACTAGCCACGCTAGGCACACGAGGATTGTTCGCAAAACAAATCGAGGGACAACTTGAAGCCTTTGAGTACTATGGAGGACTTACGGTTGGCCCCAACAGCCATATCCATGCCCGTGCCAATGTAGCCGCTGCTCCTCATTTCCAAAACTGCACGACAATCGGAAGCGATGTGTCAATTGGCATATCCTCAAACGTCGGCCACGATTGCCAAATTGGCAACAATTGCACTATCGCGTCGACGGCTTGCATTTGCGGGCGTGTAGTCATCGGCGAAAACTCCTGGATCGGCGCCGGCTCGATTGTCTCCGAAGGCTGTGAAATAAGCAACAACGCAAGAATCCGAATCGGCTCTGTAGTCATAGGTGACGTACCGTCATACGGAGACGTCTCCGGCAATTTCGCGATACCACACACCGCAAACCTCAAAGCATATGTAAAAAACAATGGACACTCCCAGCTCAAATCCAAGGTTCAGACTAAGGGGAAATAG
- a CDS encoding DegT/DnrJ/EryC1/StrS family aminotransferase: MKVDAYGTWHCGDRTTKVYTKPQTQQQKHSHNLAMKKPIYVTQPSLPPLEEFIPYLEKIWKSKILTNNGPFHKQLEEALCEYLDVEHVALFNNGTIALITALQALKIKGEVITTPYSFVATAHSLVWNNIEPVFVDIDPATCNLDPERIEEAITPRTTAILPVHCYGNPCNTERIQQIANTHGLKVIYDAAHAFGVKHKGESVLRHGDLSVLSFHATKVFNTFEGGAIICPNAEIKQRIDHLKNFGFADETTVMETGINGKMSEFNAALGLLQLKTIDNAIKRRRQTEARYRNALVNIPGITLLPDPADTIGNASYMPIMVNMEYPLSRDELYQKLKDAGINGRRYFHPLICDLPMYSKLVDENRTQLKSARTAAENIICLPIYPSLLNKQVDEVADLISSAEDSTGTTKTF, encoded by the coding sequence GTGAAGGTGGACGCATACGGAACATGGCATTGCGGCGATCGCACCACCAAGGTCTATACCAAACCGCAAACCCAACAACAAAAACACAGCCACAATCTCGCCATGAAGAAACCGATCTATGTAACCCAGCCATCGCTGCCACCTTTAGAAGAGTTCATTCCTTATCTTGAAAAGATCTGGAAAAGCAAAATCCTTACGAACAATGGCCCCTTCCACAAACAACTCGAAGAAGCGCTCTGCGAGTATCTCGACGTCGAACATGTGGCCTTGTTCAACAACGGAACAATCGCATTAATCACTGCACTGCAAGCCCTGAAAATCAAAGGCGAAGTGATTACCACGCCCTACTCATTCGTTGCAACGGCGCACTCATTAGTGTGGAACAACATCGAACCGGTTTTCGTCGACATTGACCCCGCAACCTGCAATCTTGATCCTGAACGAATCGAAGAAGCAATTACGCCACGCACTACGGCTATCCTACCGGTTCACTGCTACGGAAACCCTTGCAATACCGAACGCATCCAGCAGATAGCTAACACACATGGCCTAAAGGTCATTTACGACGCTGCACACGCGTTCGGCGTAAAGCATAAAGGCGAAAGCGTGCTACGGCACGGAGACTTGTCCGTCCTGAGTTTCCACGCAACTAAAGTGTTTAACACATTTGAAGGCGGCGCGATAATTTGCCCGAACGCTGAAATCAAGCAGCGAATCGACCATCTCAAAAACTTTGGTTTCGCTGACGAGACCACCGTGATGGAGACGGGAATCAATGGCAAAATGAGCGAATTCAACGCCGCCCTGGGATTACTGCAATTAAAGACAATCGACAATGCAATCAAACGGCGTCGGCAAACCGAAGCAAGATATCGCAACGCACTGGTGAACATCCCGGGCATCACATTGCTGCCAGACCCCGCTGACACGATCGGCAACGCATCTTACATGCCGATCATGGTCAACATGGAGTACCCTTTGTCCCGCGATGAGCTATACCAGAAACTGAAAGATGCAGGCATAAATGGCCGCCGCTATTTCCATCCCTTGATTTGCGACCTGCCAATGTACTCAAAGCTAGTCGACGAAAATCGAACGCAACTAAAATCAGCTCGAACTGCTGCCGAAAACATAATTTGCCTGCCGATTTACCCGTCATTATTGAACAAACAAGTTGATGAAGTGGCCGACTTAATTTCCTCGGCGGAAGACTCAACTGGGACCACCAAAACCTTTTGA
- the rfbA gene encoding glucose-1-phosphate thymidylyltransferase RfbA — protein sequence MPISQRPTPNSTATIRKGIVLAGGSGTRLHPVTRGISKQLLPIYDKPMVYYPLSVLMLAGIRETLIISTPEDLPQYRKLLGDGSDFGISLTYAEQPRPEGLAQAFLIGEEFIGDDPVTLVLGDNIFYGQGFSPKLKTAAEQTSGATVFGYQVHDPERFGIIEFNSAGKAISIEEKPATPKSDFAVTGLYFYDNRVIEFAKSIKPSARGELEITCINRCYLEEASLSVEVLGRGHTWLDTGTHDSLLEASMFVKTIEHHQGFKVACLEEIGFHNGWITESELADQASKFKNTAYGTYLQSLLGK from the coding sequence ATGCCAATCTCACAACGCCCCACACCGAACTCAACCGCGACAATCCGCAAGGGCATCGTCCTGGCGGGCGGTTCGGGAACGCGTCTGCACCCGGTCACACGCGGCATCAGCAAGCAACTACTGCCGATCTACGACAAGCCGATGGTCTACTATCCATTGTCCGTATTGATGCTGGCGGGAATTCGGGAAACGCTGATCATTTCCACGCCGGAAGACCTGCCCCAGTACCGCAAACTGCTCGGCGATGGCAGCGACTTCGGCATCTCGCTAACGTATGCCGAACAACCCAGACCAGAAGGCTTGGCGCAGGCCTTTCTGATTGGCGAGGAATTTATCGGCGACGATCCCGTCACCTTGGTACTGGGCGATAACATTTTCTACGGGCAGGGATTCTCGCCAAAACTAAAAACGGCAGCCGAGCAAACATCCGGCGCGACCGTGTTCGGGTACCAGGTTCACGACCCCGAGCGATTCGGCATCATCGAATTCAACAGCGCCGGCAAAGCGATTTCGATCGAAGAGAAGCCGGCCACACCCAAATCAGATTTCGCGGTGACCGGCCTGTATTTCTACGACAACCGCGTCATTGAATTTGCCAAGTCAATTAAGCCCTCAGCACGAGGAGAACTAGAGATCACTTGCATCAATCGATGTTACTTGGAAGAAGCGTCTCTGAGTGTTGAAGTCCTGGGAAGAGGCCACACGTGGCTTGACACGGGCACGCATGACAGCTTGCTAGAGGCATCCATGTTTGTGAAGACGATTGAACACCATCAAGGCTTCAAGGTTGCCTGCCTAGAAGAAATCGGCTTCCACAATGGCTGGATTACCGAAAGCGAGTTAGCAGACCAAGCCTCAAAATTCAAGAACACTGCGTACGGAACTTATCTACAGTCATTGCTTGGCAAGTAA
- the rfbB gene encoding dTDP-glucose 4,6-dehydratase gives MKILITGGAGFIGSNLVRMAVQQGHDVLNVDSLTYAGNLSSLADIADQSGYRFAQVDITDADAVQQCLAEFAPDAVMHLAAESHVDRSIDGPGQFIETNVIGTYNLLQASLSHWRSLDSDAADAFRFLHVSTDEVYGSLGSEGQFSETTPYDPHSPYSASKASSDHLARAWSDTYGLPVLVTNCSNNYGPFQFPEKLIPVVILKCLRGESIPVYGKGENIRDWLYVDDHCRALLAVVERGRPGQTYNIGGDNEMRNIDLVHLLCQLMDELRPSASPTISEHSQLITFVTDRPGHDARYAIDASKIKNELGWRPQQDNQSGFRKTVQWYLENESWWQEILSGQYQLQRLGN, from the coding sequence ATGAAAATCCTGATCACCGGCGGCGCCGGATTCATCGGATCCAACCTGGTTCGGATGGCAGTCCAACAGGGTCACGACGTCCTGAACGTGGACTCGCTGACCTATGCCGGCAACCTATCCTCGTTGGCCGACATCGCCGACCAATCCGGTTACCGATTCGCCCAAGTTGACATCACCGACGCCGACGCAGTCCAACAGTGCTTGGCCGAGTTCGCTCCCGATGCCGTGATGCACTTGGCGGCCGAGAGTCATGTGGATCGGTCGATTGATGGTCCCGGCCAGTTCATCGAAACCAACGTCATCGGCACCTACAACCTATTGCAGGCTAGCCTGTCGCATTGGCGATCGCTGGATTCCGACGCAGCGGACGCGTTTCGTTTCTTGCACGTTTCGACCGACGAAGTGTACGGATCCCTGGGCAGTGAAGGGCAGTTCAGCGAAACGACTCCTTATGATCCTCATTCGCCGTATTCGGCCAGCAAAGCATCGTCGGATCACCTGGCTCGCGCCTGGTCCGATACCTACGGGCTGCCCGTGCTGGTGACCAATTGCAGCAACAACTACGGGCCATTCCAGTTCCCCGAAAAGCTGATCCCGGTCGTGATCCTGAAATGCCTACGCGGCGAATCGATTCCCGTGTACGGCAAGGGCGAAAACATACGGGACTGGTTGTACGTCGACGATCATTGCCGAGCCCTATTGGCGGTGGTCGAAAGAGGGCGTCCGGGCCAGACCTACAACATTGGCGGCGACAACGAGATGCGGAACATCGATCTGGTGCACCTGTTGTGCCAATTGATGGACGAACTCCGCCCCAGCGCGTCGCCCACGATCAGCGAACATTCCCAGCTGATCACGTTCGTCACCGACCGCCCCGGCCACGACGCCCGCTACGCGATTGACGCCAGCAAAATCAAAAACGAACTGGGTTGGCGTCCTCAGCAGGACAACCAGTCGGGGTTTCGAAAAACCGTCCAGTGGTACCTCGAAAACGAATCCTGGTGGCAAGAAATCCTCTCCGGCCAGTACCAACTGCAGCGTCTAGGAAACTAG
- a CDS encoding O-antigen ligase family protein produces MTLLPIDSLAMLRHNLMTLTACATVAVPGLVALDCGGLLPWDLWISSVAVMALVIATWFVQSACPPRRTPSAPFINASPAAIVQHYVTETLERGLQRSPMVLWAAIGLLALAQSIPLDSGTVWSLSPASADAFTQWLPQATGQPAPQSFPVSVSAWLTKNFAAFAMVMAAMAYVAGTIFRHRHLVLLMMIGMAIVGVVHSALGFYQSVVSPGVFLFGDRRIGHPFGTFINRNNAGAMLNLGLAAAVGLLVYRSRNRRSSDGMVSHKFGGFSHFHRMAQSVSWWMIVLATVFISAAIVACGSRGALLGSACGATICVITVASSRRLPIVVFAVVVMFAIAMVTLGAAGIETTAVDRLLENHTGDPVGDGRAGHWPDAWRSALASFPIGGGMGAYRYAYLPFQATGGGNWYRNADNQWLEWLVEGGLAMALILLAAGIGTIVAFRRLLRTSDPIDYGLALAGIFATTAIATSQTFDFALTLPPIAMTATLLAAAVHARQTPAAPRQRRDPSHDQRFARIRQRATENAPHRQTNSQGIHPSSTSGSPHGRPAGERRSPVTNSDSEEWFEEFQSLFIAPSQTRSLMLMVVPVLIIAGLILSTNRAAAIASADSLQRHSQWLTDASGSGSGTSTPGTLTSVQYANLQSIDRELDLAIQRYPDCEPLMLERIRVLRLLFRSERIQALTTQGVSAEQASLLTRPHRIRWVTLRGGPSSLLSGSKFGDPPLDRDPRLESIAALSRQALEANPLSEIARWNLVQLDLTGTPAETCRVLLDQLSVLRGQSPSALDSIARAALDIQDTPIAIHAWQRMLALDPSGLPAVIQQLRKRQWPIRLNQLLPPQDSGNSIDDAQRSSVLMARQRQLILDAARLQNSMPPTEQDPKVLTRAMEILSLPITADERALKQTLTSPLTNSLPAPD; encoded by the coding sequence ATGACGCTTTTGCCAATCGATTCGCTCGCAATGCTGCGACACAACCTGATGACGCTGACCGCATGCGCTACCGTAGCGGTGCCGGGGTTGGTTGCGTTGGATTGCGGTGGATTATTGCCTTGGGACCTGTGGATATCTAGCGTGGCGGTCATGGCGCTGGTGATTGCAACTTGGTTCGTCCAATCCGCCTGTCCCCCTCGCCGCACCCCGTCCGCACCGTTCATCAATGCGTCGCCCGCTGCGATTGTCCAACACTACGTCACCGAAACGCTAGAACGCGGACTGCAACGATCGCCGATGGTGCTGTGGGCAGCTATCGGTTTGCTGGCCCTGGCCCAATCGATTCCGCTAGACTCCGGCACCGTGTGGTCCCTATCACCGGCGTCCGCCGACGCGTTCACCCAATGGCTGCCCCAAGCCACCGGCCAGCCGGCACCACAAAGCTTTCCCGTTTCGGTATCAGCTTGGTTGACCAAGAATTTTGCGGCCTTCGCGATGGTCATGGCTGCCATGGCTTACGTGGCTGGCACGATCTTTCGTCACCGTCATCTGGTGCTGTTGATGATGATCGGCATGGCAATCGTCGGCGTGGTCCATTCGGCATTGGGGTTCTATCAATCCGTGGTTTCCCCGGGTGTATTTCTGTTCGGAGACCGACGAATCGGGCACCCCTTTGGCACGTTTATCAACCGTAACAACGCCGGCGCGATGCTGAACTTAGGTTTGGCCGCCGCCGTCGGGTTGCTGGTGTATCGATCGCGTAACCGCCGTTCTAGCGACGGGATGGTCAGTCACAAATTTGGAGGATTCAGTCACTTTCACCGGATGGCACAGAGTGTTTCTTGGTGGATGATCGTCCTGGCCACCGTGTTCATCAGTGCCGCGATCGTCGCCTGCGGTTCGCGCGGTGCCTTATTGGGTTCCGCCTGTGGTGCAACAATTTGTGTGATCACGGTTGCTTCATCACGCCGGCTGCCCATCGTGGTTTTTGCGGTTGTAGTGATGTTCGCGATTGCAATGGTGACGTTGGGGGCGGCAGGCATCGAAACCACCGCAGTGGACCGCCTGCTGGAAAACCACACCGGCGACCCGGTTGGCGATGGTCGTGCTGGGCACTGGCCCGATGCATGGCGTTCGGCATTGGCGTCGTTTCCGATTGGTGGTGGGATGGGCGCCTATCGCTATGCCTATCTGCCGTTCCAAGCAACCGGTGGCGGCAATTGGTACCGAAACGCAGACAACCAATGGCTGGAATGGCTCGTCGAAGGCGGCCTGGCGATGGCGCTGATCTTGCTGGCCGCCGGCATCGGCACCATCGTCGCATTTCGACGATTGCTGCGAACCAGCGACCCGATCGACTATGGACTGGCGCTCGCCGGTATTTTTGCCACCACCGCGATCGCGACGTCGCAAACATTCGACTTTGCCCTGACGCTTCCGCCGATCGCGATGACGGCAACCCTGTTGGCCGCAGCCGTTCACGCTCGCCAAACTCCCGCCGCCCCACGGCAGCGACGCGACCCTTCCCACGATCAACGGTTTGCCCGAATCCGTCAACGAGCTACCGAAAACGCGCCGCACCGCCAAACAAACTCGCAGGGAATTCATCCCAGCTCCACCTCTGGATCGCCACACGGGCGCCCGGCTGGCGAACGAAGGTCCCCTGTCACCAATTCGGACTCGGAGGAGTGGTTCGAAGAATTCCAAAGCTTGTTCATTGCCCCGTCGCAAACCCGCAGCCTGATGCTGATGGTGGTACCGGTCCTGATCATCGCCGGACTGATTTTGTCGACCAACCGCGCCGCCGCGATCGCGTCCGCCGACTCACTACAGCGGCACAGCCAATGGCTTACAGACGCAAGCGGCAGCGGATCCGGCACGTCCACCCCCGGCACCCTGACCTCCGTGCAATACGCGAATTTGCAATCGATCGATCGCGAACTGGATCTGGCGATCCAGCGGTATCCGGATTGTGAACCGCTGATGCTGGAACGCATTCGCGTGCTGCGGTTGTTGTTTCGGTCCGAACGTATTCAGGCCCTCACAACACAAGGCGTTTCTGCCGAACAAGCGTCCCTGTTGACCCGCCCACATCGAATCCGCTGGGTCACGCTTCGCGGCGGTCCGTCGTCGCTATTGTCGGGATCAAAATTTGGCGATCCACCGCTCGACCGTGACCCACGGCTGGAATCGATCGCCGCACTCAGTCGCCAAGCCTTGGAGGCCAACCCGCTATCGGAAATCGCTCGCTGGAATCTGGTCCAATTGGACCTGACCGGCACGCCCGCGGAAACCTGCCGCGTGCTGCTGGACCAGCTGTCCGTGCTGCGTGGCCAATCCCCGTCGGCGCTCGATAGTATCGCGCGGGCAGCGTTGGACATCCAGGACACGCCGATCGCGATCCACGCCTGGCAACGAATGCTGGCTCTGGACCCGAGTGGTCTACCGGCCGTGATCCAACAACTTCGAAAACGCCAATGGCCGATCCGACTGAACCAGTTGTTGCCGCCGCAAGACAGCGGCAATTCGATCGATGACGCACAACGCAGCAGCGTGCTGATGGCCCGCCAGCGTCAACTGATACTGGACGCTGCCCGCCTGCAAAACTCGATGCCACCGACCGAACAGGACCCCAAAGTCCTCACGCGAGCGATGGAGATACTGTCACTGCCGATCACGGCTGACGAGCGAGCGCTCAAACAAACGCTCACCTCCCCCCTGACGAACTCGCTCCCCGCTCCTGATTAA